Genomic window (Wenzhouxiangella marina):
GCTCCGAGCGTGGTTATTCAGGGGGTCCTTGATTCGAGTTCTGCCGCAGAAATGACGCAAGTTTGACGCTTGCGCGATTGATCGGGGCAGCACTGCAGCGCACGATGACTTCTGATCATCGTCTCGCCGCGCTGGTGAGTCGAACCCCCGTCAGGACGCGAGCATGAAACCGACAGCGCCACTGAATTCACCCCCGCCGTCGACGGCCGAAGTGGCGTCTGGCTTCATCGCCCTCTGGCGCGCTGGCGAGTTTCGTGCCGCCGGCGAGAAGTACTGGGCGGAAGAGGTCGTCAGCATCGAGCCACATGATCTGTCCGACGGCACCGCAGCGGTGTGTTGCGGGATCGAGGCCGTGCGCGCCAAGACCCGTCGCTGGTTGGCCACGCACGGGATCGAGGATCTGAGCCTGGACGGCCCCTTCATCACCGGTGATCGCTTTGCCATCTTTGCCGACCTGATCATCGCCCACGCCGGCAGGCGAATCCCCCACAGCCAGATTGCGATATTTACCGTGCGCGACGGCCGCATCATCGAGGAGCGACATTTCTATGACTGAGACATCACGGATCGATTCGGGTCCCAGCGCCACCCCACGAGCACTCGCGCACGTGGTCTACCGGACCCGCCGCTTCGAACAG
Coding sequences:
- a CDS encoding SnoaL-like domain-containing protein, which gives rise to MKPTAPLNSPPPSTAEVASGFIALWRAGEFRAAGEKYWAEEVVSIEPHDLSDGTAAVCCGIEAVRAKTRRWLATHGIEDLSLDGPFITGDRFAIFADLIIAHAGRRIPHSQIAIFTVRDGRIIEERHFYD